DNA from Pochonia chlamydosporia 170 chromosome Unknown PCv3seq00009, whole genome shotgun sequence:
CTCACAGCCACAAAGGAACCTCAATGACCAAAAAGACAATCACAGCAAACACGCGACCGTGAAACATTTATATGCTGCCTACACATCGAACGAAGCCGTTGTGCCGCACTTTTGCCCAGCCATCGAACTCCAACGTAACCCTGTCACGAACAAGCTGCATCGTCTCATAGCGCCAGGTCGTCTCACCCACACAGCACCAGTAGTGAACTGGTATTGGCAGAACGGCAGGAAGAGCCGCAAAATATGACAGCAAACGGCATGGTTGGAACCCGCACGGCAGCCTATTGATACCCTGGCGCAGGCAAATTAGTTGTGGTCGTGTCATACTTTACGGGCGTGGAGGGATGGGGGCTGCATATCTCAGCCCCAAACGGCTGCAGATTTTGATGCGTTGTCAGCATGGGGCTGTCTGTGTTTGTCCCCTGTTCATTTTGAGTTCTGAGGAGGAAACAAGATTTGGCTTGGAGTTGCGGATTCAAGGAGAAGGCTGAGTACATGAATGCAGATCCGTGATGATTTGTGACAAGTCCGAGAAGCTTTGCATCAACTTCGATACAGACTTCGAAGAAGAGGAGTGGGATATTGGCGGAATCGGACAATGTGTCCCCCACGTACTACATGAGCGATTGCTGACTTGCTTGAAACTATTTTCTAGTGTCAATGCCCCGTCAGCCCTACGGATCCTCTCCGAAATGTGGCAGCATCGTGATGATTACCAATTGCCACGGCATCCAGAGTCGCAGCCCAAGTACTTGACTTGTTCCCAGGCAAGAGGGAGTTTTCtcttcatgttcatgtcATGAGGTCAAGGATTATCGTTATCAACAGGTCTGCTGAGTCCGGCATATCCAGCCTGTTCAGGGCATTCCTCTTGGCAGGTTGtggacatcaacaacaaacgGTTCAACAACCACTTCGTTCTAGCAATTGCCAATAGGCACGCTGCCAACCGTCGCGATGACCACGAGCACAACGGTTTTCGCAATGTTTCCTCGTCCAGTTTGGAGTAAAGTTGCCAAACCTCTGACCATCCTCAATCGAGGCACAACAAGTTATAAAACATGATAAAAGCTTCATCATTTATTTGCATGCTATCGCATTCTCAGCCCattccatcatccatcatccgCGTCTGTCCATTTTGCCTTCCAACCACCTCGCTCGTCCACCCAAAACTAGTTGCCGTCGACTACGGCAAGCCAAAGCATACGGTAGTGTCTAGAAATTAGCAATGGGGAGCCTGCGCATCagtttcttgtttcttttttcgGGTTTCTTCTCTTGTCCGTCCGTCCGTTTTCTCAATATCATCCGTCCTCTCGTGCCAGCGCTCGCCACCGGCGTCTTttaaaaataaaaaaatgTTGAAAGCAATGTCGTTCTTGTTGCTTCGTGTTTCTCCGTGTAAGGCTTGCTTTATCTCCATCCTGATCTCCAGATACTTGTTTTCATTTCCCACTGCTCACAAACGGTTTTACCCGTTTCTTGCgttcccaccaccaccaaggaTTATACACGCCCATGTTTAATTCTCGGTTGCCAACTGCTGCCATATTCCGCTTGGTGTCATTGCCAGCACAAGCTGCACAAGCTCAAAAGAAGCTAGACACTTATTCATCACCAAGCTTGCCTCCGTTCCTAGCTCAACACAACAGCCTCACAGCCTCGCGGGGTATATCCATCGCAGGTGCATTAAATCGTATCGTCAAGAAAGCAACATGACAGTGTCCGTTGGTCGTTCCAATAGTACGTCGGTGGTTCTATATGACCACAAATACAGTCATTGAAATGAAGCGTCGTAATCTGCGGAGGTAATTGTGACCCTTGTCTGAGGAACCAAATGGGCCACCACTCGTGAAGAAGATACATGTGGACGCAGGTAGCCCAAGAGGAATACCCGCCACAGACCAAGGGGCGCTCCGGCAGCGACAGATGTGCGGTAAGAAATTAATAATTGAATAAAGAGAGATCGAGCGAGTGAGAGAGCGCAGCAAGTTGAAGTATTTGCACCTCCTCCTGCCAAATTTTTGTCGTCATCGTTTCGATTTGTGATGTCGTGGGGCGATGGCACTGGTGCGAGGGAGAAGTGTGGTCAACCGTCCATATCGCTGTTCTTCCTGGCACTCGATCCGGGTCCAGTTTCGTCAATGCATGTTCATAAACAGAGGAAGAAATACGGCGTGGACGTCGTTCGTTCCCAAAGAGAGTTCCCAAGAAAAGTAGAAATAAAAGAGAGGCAAGAGATGACCACGAAAAGCTGTCAAAGCCCAATATCTTCAGGTTTAAACAGTAACGGATCATGGttcaaaaaggaaaaaagaacaaaTACATGCATACCAAGGAAATCACACTTTATCCAGGTCGTACAGTGGTGAGAAGTTGTCGAACCCGGTAAAAGAAATAAGTAACAAAGGAAATGCTCCCCACGGGAGGCTAAGGAGTCTGTCGTCTTGGGTTCTTCGGTAGAAGGGTAGCACGAAGAAGATCCGGAGAGGAGACAGATGGATTATGGATGTTGAAATTATGCTACTGGAGCAATAGGAGCCACGGGAGCCTGGGCAGCCGGGACGCTGTTCATATCGACCTCGGGAGCAATCTCGCCACTGGCGTTCTTCTGCGGGCAGTCGCGAGAAATGTGGCCGGCTTCACCGCACTGGTAGCAAGTCTTGCCAGCAGTGTTCAAAGGACCACCGTTAGGAGCAGTGCAGTCGCGAGAAATGTGACCAAGCTTTCCACAGGCGTAGCATTTCATAGCCTGAGCTTGACAATCCCGGGCAAAGTGGTTGGGACCACCACACTTGTAGCAGGTAGCAGGACGAGGGCCACCAGCAAATCCACCACGGCCAGCAAAGCCACCGGCAAAGCCACCACGTCCCATAGGAGCACCACGGCCCATGGGGCCAACAGGGTTAGGGCATGCACGCTGGGTATTGCAAGTCAGTATAAGACGTCAAGGTTCGAGCGCAAAATCAGAATGTAGAGTGCAGGGTTGGACGAACAGCAATATGTCCAGGCTGGCCGCAGTTGTAGCATCGCGCACCAGAGGTATTGCCGCTGAGGCGCAGTGTAGGGCAGTCGGCCTGAACGTGACCAAGTCCTTGGCAATGGTAGCACTGCTTGGCCTCAGTAGTTCTGGGAAGTGGGCAGCCATTGGACTCATGACCGGGCTGCTTGCCTATTTATGGTTTGTTAAAAAAATGCTCTAGACGGCGCGA
Protein-coding regions in this window:
- a CDS encoding zinc finger domain-containing protein (similar to Metarhizium robertsii ARSEF 23 XP_007824010.1), which codes for MSSLSRRACYKCGNVGHYAEVCSSAERLCYNCKQPGHESNGCPLPRTTEAKQCYHCQGLGHVQADCPTLRLSGNTSGARCYNCGQPGHIARACPNPVGPMGRGAPMGRGGFAGGFAGRGGFAGGPRPATCYKCGGPNHFARDCQAQAMKCYACGKLGHISRDCTAPNGGPLNTAGKTCYQCGEAGHISRDCPQKNASGEIAPEVDMNSVPAAQAPVAPIAPVA